A window from Micromonospora profundi encodes these proteins:
- a CDS encoding helix-turn-helix transcriptional regulator, whose translation MPARRTPTGDLLTLAEVLDELRVPRSTFFRWKATGRAPRTIKYPNGSLYVRRRDLDNWLNDHEEAA comes from the coding sequence ATGCCCGCGCGCCGCACCCCGACCGGCGACCTGCTCACCCTCGCCGAAGTCCTCGACGAACTACGCGTACCCCGGTCGACCTTCTTCCGCTGGAAGGCGACCGGCCGCGCGCCCCGAACGATCAAGTACCCAAACGGCAGCCTGTACGTCCGCCGCCGCGACCTGGACAACTGGCTCAACGACCACGAAGAGGCAGCATGA
- a CDS encoding glycosyltransferase family 2 protein, with the protein MKLSILMPVYNEEERIADALKQALAVDYPCEIELVVVDDGSRDGTGEILGRADDARLRVITHQRNAGKGAAIKTAVDSAEGDYMVILDADLEYDPQDIPKLLDPVLDGRATVVYGNRTFGSHSAYSFWYVMGNKGVTMAANVLFNSYIGDLETCFKLMPVALYRSLEVRSRGFGMEAEVTGKLLRRRIRPYEVPISYRARGREEGKKITWKDGVEAIWILGRERARRRPAPSAVR; encoded by the coding sequence GTGAAGCTGTCGATCCTCATGCCGGTCTACAACGAGGAAGAACGCATCGCGGATGCCCTCAAGCAGGCATTGGCGGTGGATTACCCGTGCGAGATCGAGTTGGTAGTGGTCGATGACGGCAGCCGTGACGGCACCGGTGAGATCCTCGGTCGCGCCGACGATGCACGCCTGCGGGTCATCACCCACCAGCGCAACGCCGGCAAGGGCGCGGCCATCAAGACCGCGGTGGACAGCGCCGAGGGTGACTACATGGTCATCCTCGACGCCGACCTTGAGTACGACCCGCAGGACATCCCCAAGCTGCTCGACCCGGTGCTCGACGGGCGGGCCACGGTGGTCTACGGCAATCGCACCTTCGGCAGCCACAGCGCCTACAGCTTCTGGTACGTGATGGGCAACAAGGGCGTCACGATGGCGGCCAATGTTTTGTTCAACTCGTACATCGGCGATCTGGAGACCTGCTTCAAGCTGATGCCTGTGGCGCTCTACAGGTCGCTTGAGGTGCGCTCGCGTGGCTTCGGCATGGAGGCCGAGGTGACCGGCAAGCTGCTGCGTCGGCGCATCCGGCCGTACGAGGTGCCGATCAGCTACCGGGCTCGCGGGCGCGAAGAGGGCAAGAAGATCACCTGGAAGGACGGCGTCGAGGCGATCTGGATCCTCGGTCGCGAGCGCGCACGCCGCCGTCCCGCCCCGTCAGCGGTGCGCTGA
- the soxR gene encoding redox-sensitive transcriptional activator SoxR: MHDLLTIGELSVRSGVAPSALRYYERLGLIRADRTSGNQRRYARSELRRVAFIRISQQVGVSLDEIRAALESLPDSRTPSPQDWERLSASWRGRLDEKIRLLTKLRDDLDSCIGCGCLSLQRCTLYNPGDALAGEGPGARLMLPRPTGTPA; this comes from the coding sequence ATGCATGATCTGCTGACGATCGGCGAGTTGTCCGTCCGCTCCGGCGTGGCACCTTCGGCGCTGCGCTACTACGAGCGACTCGGGCTGATCCGCGCCGACCGGACCAGCGGCAACCAGCGTCGCTACGCCCGCTCGGAGCTGCGGCGGGTGGCCTTCATCCGGATCTCCCAGCAGGTCGGAGTGTCGCTTGACGAGATCCGCGCGGCACTCGAATCCCTCCCCGACTCCCGCACGCCCAGCCCGCAGGACTGGGAGCGGCTGTCCGCGAGCTGGCGCGGCCGGCTGGACGAGAAGATCCGCCTGCTCACCAAGCTCCGCGACGACCTCGACAGCTGCATCGGCTGCGGCTGCCTGTCCCTGCAACGCTGCACGCTCTACAACCCGGGGGACGCCCTGGCCGGAGAGGGCCCGGGTGCGCGCCTCATGCTGCCCCGCCCGACCGGCACGCCCGCCTGA
- a CDS encoding glycosyltransferase family 39 protein yields the protein MSAAGFLLAVLPAASVLLLTVATRPRRTDTVAPLRLAVVRAALLTGAYAVLVVELLGALHALTRPAFVVAWLLFLLAAGTAAVLRQRQAAAQPQVAAPRPVPVGAAMTAGTGPATPAPVTDGGAHDVAPVQPDRVRANPLARAADAWRTAGRGERLLAGTIGGLLLVELLVALLAEPNNFDSQTYHLPKVEHWVAQGDLDFWPTAIHRQVTIPPGAEYLLLHLRLLTGGDALHNLVQWAAGIICLLAVARITAQLGGSRRAQLITAFVLASTPMVVLQATSTQTDLVCAAWVACAATLVLDGLHRRAGLGTLLGLGAATGLTAVTKTSGLIAVGPLLVLWGLAQLRLAVSGRTHAGTARPVGPVARTVGGSVLILLVAATVVGPFMARVTAEFGHPLGPPRLRESIPMERHDPQSILVNALRIGHTAFDTPLAPLRRAGAEAIINGAEAIGVDPQDREITFGREIFPEPAWYPDEDRVAFPIAGVLALIGAVVALTRPRRIDPGLAGPLRAYAVVVLAAVLLHTSMIKWQPWGNRLILYALVLAIPLAGLWLDALFRRHATGGRGRRSVATMTAVAVLATSALAGVLSLSYGFPRRLVGDGSVFTTSDWDTRFLRRPQWTDEFRWAATAVRDSGAQRIGLVQQNDNWEYPWWLLLRHTDGRSPDLVALQSVLPERPPADPTSVDAIVCTGSQPACAKLVPAGWRLEFRGYVGYALPPGR from the coding sequence ATGTCGGCTGCCGGCTTCCTGCTCGCGGTGCTACCCGCCGCCTCGGTGCTCCTACTCACCGTCGCGACGAGGCCGCGCCGGACTGACACGGTGGCGCCGCTACGACTCGCCGTGGTGCGCGCCGCCCTGCTCACCGGCGCGTACGCGGTGCTCGTCGTCGAACTGCTCGGAGCCCTGCACGCGCTGACCCGGCCGGCGTTCGTGGTCGCCTGGCTGCTGTTCCTGCTTGCCGCCGGGACCGCCGCGGTGCTGCGCCAGCGGCAGGCTGCCGCGCAGCCCCAGGTCGCCGCGCCCCGCCCGGTGCCGGTCGGCGCGGCGATGACCGCCGGCACCGGCCCGGCGACGCCCGCCCCGGTCACCGACGGCGGCGCGCACGACGTCGCGCCGGTCCAACCCGATCGGGTACGCGCGAACCCACTCGCCCGAGCGGCCGACGCCTGGCGTACGGCGGGTCGGGGCGAGCGGCTGCTCGCCGGCACCATCGGCGGCCTGCTGCTGGTGGAGTTGCTTGTCGCACTGCTGGCCGAGCCGAACAACTTCGACTCGCAGACGTACCACCTGCCCAAGGTGGAGCACTGGGTCGCCCAGGGCGACCTCGACTTCTGGCCGACCGCCATCCACAGGCAGGTGACCATCCCGCCCGGCGCGGAGTACCTGCTGCTGCACCTGCGCCTGCTGACCGGCGGGGACGCGCTGCACAACCTGGTGCAGTGGGCCGCCGGGATCATCTGCCTGCTGGCGGTCGCCCGGATCACCGCGCAGCTCGGCGGCAGCCGGCGGGCTCAACTGATCACCGCGTTCGTGCTGGCCAGCACCCCCATGGTCGTACTCCAGGCCACGAGCACGCAGACCGACCTGGTCTGCGCGGCGTGGGTGGCGTGCGCGGCGACCCTGGTGCTGGATGGGCTGCACCGACGGGCTGGCCTGGGCACCCTGCTCGGGCTGGGGGCGGCCACCGGGCTGACCGCCGTGACGAAGACCAGTGGCCTCATCGCGGTGGGTCCGCTGCTTGTGCTCTGGGGACTGGCCCAACTCCGGCTTGCAGTGAGCGGCCGTACGCATGCGGGAACGGCCCGACCGGTTGGTCCGGTCGCGCGTACCGTCGGCGGTTCGGTGTTGATCCTGCTGGTCGCGGCCACTGTGGTCGGCCCGTTCATGGCCCGGGTGACTGCCGAGTTCGGGCATCCGCTGGGCCCGCCCCGGCTGCGCGAGTCGATCCCGATGGAACGCCACGATCCGCAGTCGATCCTGGTGAACGCCCTGCGGATCGGGCACACAGCGTTCGACACGCCGTTGGCGCCGCTGCGGCGGGCCGGCGCGGAGGCGATCATCAACGGCGCGGAGGCGATCGGCGTCGACCCACAGGACCGGGAGATCACCTTCGGCCGGGAGATCTTTCCCGAGCCCGCCTGGTACCCGGACGAGGACCGGGTGGCCTTTCCGATCGCCGGGGTACTGGCACTGATCGGCGCGGTGGTCGCGCTCACCCGCCCCCGCCGGATCGACCCCGGGCTGGCGGGGCCGCTGCGGGCGTACGCCGTTGTGGTGCTCGCCGCCGTCCTGCTACACACCTCGATGATCAAGTGGCAGCCGTGGGGCAACCGGCTGATCCTCTACGCCCTGGTGCTCGCCATCCCGCTCGCCGGCCTGTGGCTTGACGCGCTCTTCCGGCGCCACGCCACAGGTGGGCGCGGACGGCGTTCGGTGGCCACCATGACCGCTGTCGCGGTGCTGGCCACCTCGGCGCTGGCCGGGGTGCTCTCTCTGTCGTACGGATTCCCGCGCCGGCTCGTCGGCGACGGCTCGGTCTTCACCACCTCGGACTGGGACACCCGGTTCCTGCGCCGCCCGCAGTGGACCGACGAGTTCCGCTGGGCCGCGACGGCCGTCCGCGACAGCGGCGCCCAGCGGATCGGGCTGGTGCAGCAGAACGACAACTGGGAGTACCCGTGGTGGCTGCTGCTGCGCCACACCGACGGGCGGTCGCCGGATCTGGTGGCGTTGCAGTCGGTCCTTCCGGAACGGCCGCCCGCCGACCCGACCTCGGTCGACGCGATCGTCTGCACCGGCAGCCAGCCGGCCTGCGCCAAGCTGGTTCCGGCCGGCTGGCGGCTGGAGTTCCGCGGCTACGTCGGCTACGCGCTGCCGCCCGGCCGCTGA
- a CDS encoding tyrosine-type recombinase/integrase — translation MSTYEVRIWTTREYQGRDRKTGKERKSYRVRWEVAGREFGKTFQTRAMSESFRSRLVVAQREGIAFDKPTGLPEPMARELNSRTWYELAVAFVDMKWSRAAPTQRKSIADALTTVTPAFLSSTRGVPPEPEIRQALYTWTFNRSQREADPPAELAPVIKWLKANTLPLTELANAATIRKALDTLATRLDGGPAAANTVARKRAVLYSALKYAVELRYLDAHPMDFVQWRAPKNEEKVDRKVVANPQQARSLLAAVSGRDPALKGFFACMYFAALRPSEVMHLRDDECELPEEGWGWLHLSGSTQHVGEEWTDSGEMREDRELKHRAKKATRDVPACPELVRILRHHRQHYGNPGGRMFNAPGSRPGPVTKSTYLRAWRQAREKALSPAQQRSVLARVPYHLRHAAVSLWLNAGVPATQVAEWAGHSVHVLLKVYASCIDGQDEAARKRIEQALSN, via the coding sequence ATGAGCACCTACGAGGTACGCATCTGGACTACCCGCGAATACCAGGGGCGCGACCGCAAGACAGGCAAGGAGCGCAAGAGCTACCGAGTCCGGTGGGAGGTGGCCGGGCGTGAATTCGGCAAGACGTTCCAGACGCGAGCTATGTCTGAGAGCTTTCGATCCCGCCTCGTCGTTGCCCAGCGCGAGGGAATCGCGTTCGACAAGCCGACCGGCCTGCCGGAACCGATGGCGCGAGAGCTGAACAGCCGAACGTGGTACGAACTCGCCGTGGCGTTCGTAGACATGAAATGGTCCCGAGCCGCCCCGACCCAGCGAAAGAGCATCGCCGACGCCCTCACGACCGTGACACCAGCATTTTTGAGCAGCACGCGGGGAGTGCCCCCCGAGCCTGAAATCCGTCAAGCGCTGTATACGTGGACCTTCAACAGGTCGCAGCGGGAGGCCGATCCGCCGGCCGAGCTGGCACCGGTCATTAAGTGGCTCAAGGCCAATACGCTGCCGCTGACCGAGCTAGCGAACGCCGCCACGATTCGGAAGGCGCTCGACACGCTAGCGACCCGGCTTGACGGTGGACCGGCCGCCGCTAACACCGTTGCCCGCAAACGAGCAGTCCTCTATAGCGCGCTCAAATACGCCGTGGAACTGCGATACCTCGACGCACACCCGATGGATTTCGTCCAGTGGCGAGCACCGAAGAACGAAGAGAAAGTCGACCGAAAGGTAGTCGCGAATCCGCAGCAAGCACGTTCGCTGCTGGCCGCTGTGAGCGGCCGAGATCCGGCGCTAAAGGGGTTTTTCGCGTGCATGTACTTCGCGGCGCTCCGGCCGTCCGAGGTGATGCACCTAAGAGACGACGAATGCGAACTGCCCGAAGAGGGTTGGGGGTGGCTTCACCTCAGCGGCTCAACACAGCACGTTGGCGAGGAATGGACCGACAGCGGCGAAATGCGCGAGGACCGAGAGCTAAAGCATCGAGCGAAGAAGGCAACGCGCGACGTGCCGGCCTGCCCGGAACTTGTCCGCATATTGCGGCACCACCGCCAGCACTACGGCAACCCGGGCGGGCGGATGTTCAACGCGCCAGGCTCACGGCCCGGCCCCGTCACGAAAAGCACCTACCTGAGAGCCTGGCGACAAGCACGAGAAAAGGCGCTTAGCCCCGCCCAGCAACGCTCCGTTCTGGCACGGGTGCCGTACCATCTCCGTCATGCTGCCGTGTCACTGTGGCTCAACGCCGGGGTGCCCGCCACCCAGGTAGCCGAATGGGCCGGTCACAGCGTGCATGTGCTCTTGAAAGTCTATGCCTCGTGCATCGATGGCCAGGACGAGGCGGCACGCAAGCGAATAGAGCAGGCTTTGTCCAACTGA
- a CDS encoding transketolase, protein MTSTLTTDTGSRLPQLIRRLTGDEKHGPSAHSTIDVLQVLYDRVLRVTPDTVDDPERDRFLLSKGHGPAAYYAVLAAHGFIPDAWLDDLAGPDSRLGHHPDRLLVPGVEIGSGSLGHGLGLAVGTALGLRAQGLLKPRVYVLLGDAELDEGSNHEAIAYAGATGLESLTAIVIDNSSTTHGWAGGIASRFTVNGWTADTVDGRDHTALYTALTGQRPPRPHLVVARIDSKG, encoded by the coding sequence ATGACCTCGACACTGACCACTGACACCGGCTCCCGGCTGCCTCAGTTGATTCGTCGGCTCACCGGCGACGAGAAGCACGGGCCCAGCGCGCACTCCACCATCGACGTGCTCCAGGTGCTCTACGACCGGGTGCTGCGGGTCACCCCCGACACCGTCGACGACCCGGAGCGGGACCGCTTTCTGCTCTCCAAGGGGCACGGGCCGGCCGCCTACTACGCGGTGCTCGCCGCGCACGGCTTCATTCCGGACGCCTGGCTCGACGACCTGGCCGGGCCGGACAGCCGGCTCGGCCACCATCCGGACCGACTGCTCGTGCCCGGCGTCGAGATCGGCTCCGGCTCGCTCGGCCACGGGCTCGGGTTGGCCGTCGGCACCGCCCTCGGCCTGCGAGCCCAGGGCCTGCTCAAACCCAGGGTGTACGTCCTGCTCGGCGACGCCGAACTCGACGAGGGCTCCAACCACGAGGCCATCGCGTACGCGGGAGCGACAGGGCTGGAGAGTCTCACCGCGATCGTCATCGACAACTCGTCGACCACGCACGGCTGGGCCGGTGGCATCGCCAGCAGGTTCACCGTCAACGGCTGGACCGCCGACACCGTCGACGGCCGGGACCACACCGCCCTGTACACGGCGCTGACCGGACAGCGGCCACCACGGCCGCACCTTGTGGTCGCCCGCATCGACAGCAAGGGATGA
- a CDS encoding ricin-type beta-trefoil lectin domain protein, giving the protein MPVTPARPERATRRRACTTAVAVAALVLPMLAGPTATATAAPAAAADRPAVQPLPANLETVRAAEATALYGSPAIRPIEQRRTALITMGDSQISGEGVGNYVPGTHQNGNWCDRSYDQAVFRTGIQSDTRYNLACSGATPWNLIAGGPTQHNELNQGDYLGIKARNTHVKLIWVVVGANGDGTIQFGPVATDCAVRRVFLQGNCYPAYTDQWTIRTDGSRRAVEAALTDIRATMTKAGYLRSDYELVLMSYPGPASPDVEDNPNFPGWYSGGCLLYLADAAFARNKAVPLFESALRSAAANTGTRYLDASRLFHGHEVCTDNTSVRGLFIEVGIWNENAARQSFHPNARGHGMFAQCITQFWNSGQNQATCVDPASTGGGVLYAGLLQFKQLRNLATNTCVDGKGYDSRNGTPQQSYGCHGGRNQGFWYDSTRRSLHSELSHDRCLDVAGGSMTSGTAVNIYDCNGTPAQQFAFVGNQLKPASASNLCVAFDTAGTPRLRLAACSTSTRQQWSSEARTAANPVGYGHGDFIGSRVY; this is encoded by the coding sequence ATGCCTGTCACCCCCGCCAGGCCCGAACGTGCGACCCGACGACGGGCCTGCACCACCGCCGTCGCCGTCGCCGCTCTTGTCCTGCCGATGCTCGCCGGACCGACCGCCACCGCCACCGCCGCTCCCGCCGCTGCCGCCGACCGACCCGCTGTCCAACCACTGCCCGCCAACCTGGAGACCGTCCGGGCCGCCGAAGCGACAGCTCTCTACGGAAGCCCGGCGATCCGCCCGATCGAGCAACGCCGCACCGCGCTGATCACCATGGGTGACAGTCAGATCTCCGGTGAGGGGGTCGGCAACTACGTCCCCGGCACCCACCAGAACGGCAACTGGTGCGACCGCTCGTACGACCAGGCGGTGTTCCGCACCGGAATCCAGTCGGACACGCGATACAACCTGGCGTGCTCCGGCGCGACCCCGTGGAACCTCATCGCGGGCGGGCCGACCCAGCACAACGAGCTGAACCAGGGCGACTACCTGGGCATCAAGGCGCGCAACACGCACGTCAAGCTGATCTGGGTGGTGGTCGGCGCGAACGGCGACGGCACCATCCAGTTCGGGCCGGTCGCCACCGACTGCGCCGTACGCCGGGTCTTCCTACAGGGCAACTGCTACCCGGCCTACACCGACCAGTGGACGATCCGGACCGACGGCAGCCGGCGCGCGGTGGAGGCGGCGCTCACCGACATCCGGGCGACGATGACCAAAGCCGGCTACCTGCGCTCGGACTACGAGCTGGTGCTGATGTCGTACCCCGGTCCGGCCAGCCCGGACGTGGAGGACAACCCGAACTTCCCCGGCTGGTACTCCGGCGGCTGCCTGCTCTACCTCGCCGACGCCGCGTTCGCCAGGAACAAGGCGGTGCCGCTGTTCGAGTCGGCGCTGCGGTCGGCCGCCGCGAACACCGGCACCCGCTACCTCGACGCGAGCCGGCTGTTCCACGGCCACGAGGTGTGCACCGACAACACCTCGGTCCGTGGCCTCTTCATCGAGGTGGGGATCTGGAACGAGAACGCCGCCCGGCAGTCGTTCCACCCGAACGCCCGTGGGCACGGCATGTTCGCCCAGTGCATCACGCAGTTCTGGAACTCCGGGCAGAACCAGGCCACCTGCGTCGACCCGGCCAGCACCGGCGGCGGCGTGCTCTACGCCGGCCTGCTCCAGTTCAAGCAGTTGCGCAACCTGGCCACCAACACGTGCGTCGACGGTAAGGGGTACGACTCACGCAACGGCACACCCCAGCAGTCGTACGGCTGCCACGGAGGGCGCAACCAGGGCTTCTGGTACGACTCGACACGGCGTTCGCTGCACTCGGAGCTCTCCCACGACCGCTGCCTGGACGTCGCGGGTGGATCGATGACGTCCGGCACCGCTGTCAACATCTACGACTGCAACGGCACCCCCGCCCAGCAGTTCGCCTTCGTCGGCAACCAGCTCAAGCCGGCCAGCGCCAGCAACCTCTGCGTGGCGTTCGACACCGCGGGCACTCCCCGACTGCGGTTGGCCGCCTGCTCCACGAGCACCCGGCAGCAGTGGTCGTCCGAGGCCCGTACCGCCGCGAACCCGGTCGGTTACGGTCACGGCGACTTCATCGGCTCCCGCGTCTACTGA
- a CDS encoding YfjI family protein, whose translation MSAARLHLVTDHPDAADPAAAGGPLWDVPVPLTGPTTAPPPFPVDVFPAWLGDMVTGVARFTQTDPAMAGTLAVAVLSACAGGRLEVEPVGGWREPVNVFAAVIAGPGERKSPVHRAMTAPLFAAQSTLGEAMRPRIAEAAALRDIADRHAEQAKTQAAKASDPGKRDEAAAEAVAAAIAAEAITVPGLPRLIVDDATPEALIGLMAANGGRMAIISDEGGIFDTLAGRYSGAPNLDPYLKGHAGQPMSNERQTREGASVDKPALTVCVMAQPTVLRKFGGNADLAGRGLPARFLFALPRSLAGYRLVDTEPVPEQVTAGYRHRVHDLAATLAEWEDPAVVTLTPEAGRVRLAAAQEVEAQLRPGGTLHDMREWGNKLSGATLRLAGLLHVAHHPADAWRRPIDADRMADAVRLAEFFAAHYRAALTTIGSDTAMENARYVLGVLTTKGMTTFTRREAHRRVARKLPKSEEVTAVLNELIALGWVRNGPDGRYELHPRAAGEDPGNADTLTIAPPGDVSAAQSIREGVSGPC comes from the coding sequence ATGAGCGCCGCCCGACTGCACCTGGTCACCGACCACCCCGACGCTGCCGACCCGGCAGCCGCGGGCGGCCCGTTGTGGGATGTTCCAGTGCCCCTGACCGGCCCGACCACCGCGCCGCCGCCGTTCCCGGTCGACGTGTTCCCCGCCTGGCTGGGCGACATGGTGACCGGCGTCGCCCGCTTCACCCAGACCGACCCGGCCATGGCCGGCACCCTCGCCGTAGCCGTGCTCTCCGCGTGCGCGGGTGGCCGGCTAGAAGTCGAACCGGTCGGCGGGTGGCGAGAGCCCGTGAACGTCTTCGCCGCCGTCATCGCCGGACCCGGCGAACGGAAGTCACCCGTACACAGAGCCATGACCGCGCCACTGTTCGCCGCTCAATCGACGCTCGGTGAGGCGATGCGACCTCGGATCGCGGAAGCGGCGGCGCTGCGGGATATCGCCGACCGGCACGCCGAACAGGCCAAGACCCAAGCCGCGAAAGCCAGCGACCCGGGCAAGCGCGACGAGGCCGCCGCCGAGGCGGTAGCCGCCGCGATCGCGGCCGAGGCGATCACCGTTCCCGGCCTGCCCCGGCTGATCGTCGATGACGCCACCCCGGAGGCGTTGATCGGCCTGATGGCCGCGAACGGCGGACGGATGGCGATCATCAGCGATGAAGGCGGGATCTTCGACACCCTCGCCGGTCGGTACTCCGGTGCCCCGAACCTTGACCCCTACCTGAAAGGTCATGCGGGGCAGCCGATGAGCAACGAACGGCAGACCCGCGAGGGTGCCTCGGTCGACAAACCCGCGCTGACGGTGTGCGTGATGGCGCAACCGACCGTGCTGCGGAAATTCGGCGGGAACGCCGACCTCGCCGGGCGCGGCCTGCCGGCCCGGTTCCTGTTCGCCCTACCCCGATCCCTCGCCGGATACCGGCTGGTCGACACCGAGCCGGTGCCCGAGCAGGTGACCGCCGGCTACCGGCACCGGGTGCACGACCTGGCCGCCACCCTCGCCGAGTGGGAAGACCCCGCCGTGGTCACCCTCACCCCGGAAGCGGGGCGGGTGCGGCTGGCCGCCGCTCAGGAGGTGGAGGCGCAGCTACGCCCCGGCGGGACGCTGCACGACATGCGGGAGTGGGGCAACAAGCTGTCCGGCGCAACGCTGCGGCTGGCCGGGTTGCTGCACGTCGCCCACCACCCCGCCGACGCGTGGCGACGCCCCATCGACGCCGACCGCATGGCCGACGCGGTGAGGCTGGCTGAGTTCTTCGCCGCGCACTACCGGGCCGCCCTGACCACGATCGGCAGCGACACCGCGATGGAGAACGCCCGCTACGTGCTCGGGGTGCTCACCACCAAGGGCATGACCACCTTCACCCGCCGGGAGGCGCACCGCCGGGTAGCCCGCAAGCTGCCAAAATCCGAAGAGGTCACCGCCGTGCTCAACGAGCTGATCGCCCTCGGGTGGGTCCGCAACGGGCCGGACGGCCGCTACGAGCTGCACCCCCGCGCCGCCGGAGAGGACCCCGGAAACGCTGACACGCTGACAATCGCCCCGCCCGGCGACGTTTCCGCAGCTCAGAGCATCCGAGAAGGTGTCAGCGGTCCGTGCTGA
- a CDS encoding transketolase family protein — translation MRTAFIDTTAALLDEDPRTALVLADISASQFAPAGRRHPDRVLNVGIREQLMIGMAGGLALTGLRPIVHSYATFLVDRTYEQIKLDLDHQGVGAVLVSIGASYDGSREGRTHQSPADVALFDSLGGGWTVRVPGHPDEVTPLLRAAAATDDPVYLRLSEQRNTHGYPDADRLRVLRQGGTGAPLVVAVGPMLDPTMAATEGMDVTVAYTHTPRPFDTAGLRAFAGTEVVLVEPYLAGTSSAVVSRALADVPHRLLALGVGQTDLRRYGDPADHARWHGLDADGLRRSISAFLKSAHR, via the coding sequence ATGCGTACCGCTTTCATCGACACCACCGCCGCGCTGCTCGACGAGGACCCGCGTACCGCGCTCGTGCTTGCCGACATCTCGGCCAGCCAGTTCGCGCCCGCCGGACGACGGCACCCGGACCGGGTGCTCAACGTCGGCATCCGCGAACAACTGATGATCGGCATGGCCGGAGGGCTGGCCCTGACCGGGCTCCGCCCGATCGTGCACTCGTACGCGACGTTCCTGGTGGACAGGACGTACGAGCAGATCAAGTTGGACCTGGACCACCAGGGCGTGGGCGCGGTCCTGGTGAGCATCGGCGCGTCGTACGACGGGTCACGGGAGGGCCGGACCCACCAGTCGCCGGCCGACGTGGCGCTCTTCGACTCGCTGGGCGGCGGTTGGACGGTTCGGGTGCCCGGTCACCCCGACGAGGTCACGCCCCTGCTGCGTGCCGCCGCGGCCACCGACGACCCGGTCTACCTGCGGCTCAGCGAACAGCGCAACACGCACGGGTACCCGGACGCCGACCGCCTCCGCGTGCTGCGGCAGGGCGGGACGGGCGCGCCGCTCGTGGTGGCCGTCGGGCCGATGCTCGATCCCACGATGGCGGCGACCGAGGGGATGGACGTGACTGTCGCGTACACCCACACACCCCGGCCCTTCGACACGGCCGGACTGCGAGCGTTCGCCGGGACCGAGGTGGTGCTTGTCGAGCCGTACCTGGCGGGAACGTCGAGCGCTGTCGTGAGCCGCGCCCTGGCGGACGTACCGCATCGGCTGCTGGCGCTCGGGGTGGGTCAGACCGACCTGCGACGGTACGGCGACCCGGCCGACCACGCCCGGTGGCACGGCCTGGACGCCGACGGCCTGCGGCGGTCGATAAGCGCGTTCCTGAAGTCAGCGCACCGCTGA
- a CDS encoding NAD(P)H-quinone oxidoreductase: MRAVTIPQPGGPDALVWAEVPDPEPGPGEVIVDVRASGVNRADLLQRQGHYPPPPGASAYPGLECSGVITEVGADVAGWAVGQQVCALLSGGGYAERVAVPAGQLLPVPACDSVDAAALPEVACTVWSNLIQVGRLSAGDTLLVHGGGSGIGTFAIQFGAALGATVLTTARAAKHDRLRELGAAHTIDYREQDFAEEVRRVTDGRGADVVLDIMGASYLGRNVAALATGGRLVVIGMQGGRKAELDLGALLTKRASVSATSLRARPLAEKAEIVQGVRDEVWPMVTAGAIRPIVDRRLPMAEAAQAHRLVESNEHFGKVVLTIG; encoded by the coding sequence ATGCGAGCCGTCACGATTCCGCAGCCCGGTGGACCTGATGCCCTGGTCTGGGCCGAGGTGCCCGATCCTGAGCCGGGTCCCGGGGAGGTGATCGTGGATGTGCGGGCAAGCGGCGTCAACCGCGCTGACCTGCTGCAACGGCAGGGCCACTACCCGCCGCCGCCGGGCGCTTCCGCGTACCCCGGGTTGGAATGCTCCGGGGTCATCACGGAGGTGGGCGCGGACGTCGCCGGGTGGGCGGTCGGGCAGCAGGTCTGCGCGCTGCTGTCCGGCGGCGGGTACGCCGAACGGGTGGCCGTCCCCGCCGGGCAACTGCTGCCGGTGCCGGCCTGCGACTCGGTGGACGCGGCGGCGCTGCCCGAGGTGGCATGCACGGTCTGGTCGAACCTGATCCAGGTGGGGCGGCTCAGCGCCGGGGACACGCTGCTGGTGCATGGTGGCGGCAGCGGGATCGGCACGTTCGCGATCCAGTTCGGGGCGGCGCTCGGCGCCACAGTGCTGACCACCGCCCGCGCGGCCAAGCACGACCGTCTGCGTGAGCTGGGCGCGGCACACACGATCGACTATCGGGAGCAGGATTTCGCCGAGGAGGTCCGGCGGGTCACCGACGGCCGGGGCGCGGACGTCGTCCTCGACATCATGGGCGCGTCCTACCTGGGGCGGAACGTCGCCGCGCTGGCCACCGGCGGTCGTCTCGTGGTGATCGGGATGCAGGGCGGACGCAAGGCCGAGTTGGATCTCGGCGCGCTGCTGACGAAGCGGGCGAGCGTCAGCGCGACGTCGCTGCGCGCCCGACCGCTCGCGGAGAAGGCGGAGATCGTCCAGGGCGTACGGGACGAGGTGTGGCCGATGGTCACGGCCGGCGCGATCCGACCGATCGTGGACCGGCGGCTGCCGATGGCCGAGGCGGCGCAGGCGCACCGGCTCGTCGAGTCGAACGAGCACTTCGGCAAGGTGGTGCTCACGATCGGGTGA